One window of Methanobacterium alkalithermotolerans genomic DNA carries:
- a CDS encoding glycosyltransferase family 2 protein, with protein MPETYIITPDYNGKRFLENYFSSILYQSYTNFKIILVDNSPNNDSIDFIGENYQEELLSNKIRIIKNSINHGFAKANNQGINEALKDPECKYIICLNNDTEIKKDFLDKIISSARKHPQAGSIQPKMIWGQQPDLMDSAGLEYSRNGLGFNRGAYENPEKYDVEEEILGCCAGACLYRREALEDVKIDGEYFDEDFFAYYEDFDLALSLRWAGWSSWYCPEAVVWHYKGGTKLPQSDFTVYHNWRNYTWTLFKNLPYSFLIWNFPLILIAEISQIALNLVRGNYIILKSKKDAYIGLKRFIDKKKRIKRKHPFKEIKKFFILKWRP; from the coding sequence ATGCCTGAGACTTATATCATAACCCCGGATTACAATGGAAAAAGATTTTTAGAAAATTATTTTTCTTCAATATTATATCAAAGTTATACTAATTTTAAAATTATATTGGTGGATAATTCACCAAATAATGATTCAATTGATTTTATAGGTGAAAATTATCAAGAAGAACTTCTCTCGAATAAAATTAGAATTATAAAAAACTCTATAAACCATGGATTTGCTAAAGCAAACAACCAGGGAATAAATGAAGCATTAAAAGACCCTGAATGCAAATATATTATTTGTTTAAACAACGATACTGAAATAAAAAAAGATTTTCTGGATAAAATAATCTCTTCTGCCCGTAAACACCCTCAAGCAGGAAGCATTCAACCTAAAATGATATGGGGACAACAACCGGATTTAATGGATTCTGCTGGCCTGGAATACTCCAGAAATGGACTGGGATTTAATAGAGGTGCCTATGAGAATCCTGAAAAATATGATGTTGAAGAAGAAATTTTAGGTTGCTGTGCTGGAGCCTGTTTATATCGTAGAGAAGCACTGGAAGATGTTAAAATTGATGGGGAATATTTTGACGAGGATTTTTTTGCCTACTATGAAGATTTCGATCTGGCTTTGAGTTTAAGATGGGCTGGATGGTCTTCCTGGTACTGCCCTGAAGCTGTGGTTTGGCATTACAAAGGAGGGACTAAGCTACCACAAAGTGACTTTACAGTATATCATAACTGGAGAAATTATACCTGGACACTATTTAAGAACTTACCTTATTCATTTCTCATATGGAATTTCCCCCTAATATTGATTGCAGAAATTTCCCAGATTGCTTTAAATTTAGTTCGGGGGAATTATATTATACTTAAATCTAAAAAAGATGCTTACATAGGATTAAAAAGGTTCATAGATAAAAAAAAGAGAATTAAAAGAAAACATCCTTTTAAGGAGATAAAAAAATTTTTTATTTTAAAGTGGAGACCTTAA